In a single window of the Panthera leo isolate Ple1 chromosome A1, P.leo_Ple1_pat1.1, whole genome shotgun sequence genome:
- the LOC122229036 gene encoding LOW QUALITY PROTEIN: protocadherin-8-like (The sequence of the model RefSeq protein was modified relative to this genomic sequence to represent the inferred CDS: substituted 2 bases at 2 genomic stop codons), giving the protein MKFNSSLLRVREGDGQLTVGDAGLDRERLCGQAPQCVLAFDVVSFSQEQFRLIHVEVEVRDINDHAPRFPRAQIPVEVSEGAAVGTRIPLEVPVDEDVGANGLQSVRLAEPHSPFRVELQTRADGAQCADLVLLQELDRESQAAYSLELVAQDGGRPPRSATAALSVRVLDANDHSPAFPQGAVAEVELAEDAPVGSLLLDLDAADPDEGPNGDVVFAFGARTPPEARRLFRLDPRSGRLTLAGPVDYERQDTYELDVRAQDRGAGPRASTCKVIVRIRDVNDNAPDITITPLAAPGAPAASPFAAAAAAALGGADATSPTGPGTPEAGAISLVPEGAARESLVALVSTSDRDSGANGQVRCALYGHEHFRLQPAYAGSYLVVTAASLDRERIAEYNLTLVAEDRGAPPLRTVRPYTVRVSDENDKAPLFTRPVXDVSVREDNPPGAYLGREGQVTYRLLEAEEGRAQDAVSPYISVDPITGNLCAQRCSDRKXLAELQLGLEALDGGSMQLWGWAVVCLHVEDQNGHSLVTLPERLVTLPLFNGSAQLPLLQGARLGYLVTQMQTKAPTQS; this is encoded by the coding sequence ATGAAGTTCAACAGCTCGCTGCTCCGAGTGCGCGAGGGCGACGGGCAGCTGACCGTCGGGGACGCGGGCCTGGACCGCGAGCGGCTGTGCGGCCAGGCACCACAGTGCGTGCTGGCCTTCGACGTGGTCAGCTTCTCGCAGGAGCAGTTCCGGCTGATACAcgtggaggtggaggtgagggaCATCAACGATCACGCGCCGCGCTTTCCCCGGGCCCAGATCCCCGTGGAGGTGTCCGAGGGCGCGGCTGTGGGCACGCGCATCCCGCTGGAGGTGCCGGTGGACGAGGATGTGGGAGCCAACGGGCTGCAGAGCGTGCGCCTGGCCGAGCCTCACAGCCCCTTCCGCGTGGAGCTGCAGACGCGCGCGGACGGCGCCCAGTGCGCGGACCTGGTGCTGCTGCAGGAGCTGGACCGCGAGAGCCAGGCCGCCTACAGCCTGGAGCTAGTGGCCCAGGACGGCGGCCGCCCGCCGCGCTCCGCCACTGCCGCCCTCAGCGTGCGAGTGCTGGACGCCAACGACCACAGCCCGGCCTTCCCGCAGGGCGCCGTGGCCGAGGTGGAGCTGGCGGAGGACGCGCCCGTGGGCTCCCTGCTGCTGGACCTGGACGCAGCCGACCCCGACGAGGGCCCCAACGGCGACGTGGTGTTTGCCTTCGGTGCCCGCACCCCTCCCGAGGCGCGCCGCCTCTTCCGCCTGGACCCGCGCTCGGGCCGCCTCACTCTGGCAGGACCCGTGGACTACGAGCGCCAGGACACCTATGAGCTAGACGTGCGGGCCCAGGACCGCGGTGCCGGGCCTCGGGCCTCCACCTGCAAAGTCATCGTGCGCATCCGCGACGTCAATGACAACGCTCCGGACATCACCATCACCCCGCTGGCCGCCCCGGGCGCGCCTGCCGCCTCTCccttcgccgccgccgccgccgccgctctcGGGGGTGCGGACGCGACCTCGCCGACCGGACCTGGAACGCCGGAGGCCGGCGCCATCTCGCTGGTGCCAGAGGGGGCGGCGCGCGAGAGCCTGGTGGCGCTGGTCAGCACCTCGGACAGAGACTCGGGCGCCAATGGGCAGGTGCGCTGCGCCCTCTACGGGCACGAGCATTTCCGGCTGCAGCCGGCCTACGCGGGCAGCTACCTGGTGGTGACCGCGGCGTCCCTAGACCGCGAGCGCATCGCTGAGTACAACCTGACGCTGGTGGCCGAGGACAGAGGCGCGCCCCCTCTACGCACCGTGCGGCCCTACACGGTGCGCGTGAGCGACGAGAACGACAAAGCGCCACTCTTCACGCGACCAGTCTAAGACGTGTCAGTGAGGGAGGACAACCCGCCTGGCGCCTACTTGGGCCGCGAAGGCCAGGTCACCTACCGACTGCTGGAGGCCGAAGAAGGTCGCGCCCAGGACGCCGTGTCCCCCTACATCTCTGTGGACCCTATTACTGGGAATCTGTGTGCACAAAGGTGCTCTGATCGCAAGTAACTGGCTGAGCTGCAGCTGGGGCTGGAAGCTCTCGACGGCGGCTCTATGCAGCTCTGGGGCTGGGCCGTGGTGTGCCTGCATGTGGAGGACCAGAACGGGCACTCACTGGTCACACTGCCAGAACGGCTGGTCACACTGCCACTCTTCAATGGCTCAGCCCAGCTGCCTCTGCTTCAGGGCGCGCGGCTGGGCTACCTGGTGACCCAAATGCAGACGAAGGCCCCAACACAGAGCTAA